A single genomic interval of Scatophagus argus isolate fScaArg1 chromosome 22, fScaArg1.pri, whole genome shotgun sequence harbors:
- the ptprr gene encoding receptor-type tyrosine-protein phosphatase R, which yields MRPRRGRGGRLVSVCLFLCLTWTQLLLTESSSGDHELRLFPSRRSSRLPPPMHPRHDVNSFLESHHHQHQPHAGSAKVMPAALLESLFRQEPSGQRGLNLLARPHHEVQPEHAVVSAQHLVTVYLAVDVKRLNVSLLRWFREGVAAALGVPAGHVHINRLNEKKNGIELFVSSDRLGISEPRPAEEVIQSLNVRVLHRHLGHFGITEVSTEKNVLQGEQRDHVWSREGFYAVVLFFTIFIIIITCLMVLYRLKEKVQVSDRQLKAPPPDLHLTPAVTPDSAQRSKGTKVVTSGSMVQAELPPAVATPIPQQQPITACRRLAPPAVPLLSPAPLHTVSSSDHAPLAGVAPVTASNELKPCPSPFRMKPAAGLQERRGSNVSLVLDMSALGSVEPLNVAVVTPREAAAREYLLSAGRPLTRQQLRDVAHNTHKLHAEFAEIPMNFIDPKELDIPNHSTKNRYKTILPNPHSRVILKSKSCNDLLSSYINANYIRGYLGDEKVFIATQGPMVNTVNDFWQMAWQEESPVIVMITKLKEKNEKCVLYWPEKRGIYGKVEVLVNSVRECEHYTTRSLTLKCGNQTRELQHYWYTSWPDHKTPDSTMPLLQLMADVETDRRTAAALGPVIVHCSAGIGRTGCFIATTIGCRQLQLEGVVDVLSVTCQLRADRGGMIQTGEQYEFVHHALSLYEARLSAETGQ from the exons AATCGTCTTCTGGAGATCATGAGCTTCGTCTCTTCCCTTCTCGACGCTCCAGTCGTCTCCCTCCACCGATGCACCCACGACATGATGTAAACAGCTTTCTAGAGTCCCACCACCATCAGCATCAGCCCCATGCTGGGTCAGCCAAGGTGATGCCAGCCGCCCTCTTGGAGTCTCTGTTTCGTCAGGAGCCCAGCGGCCAGCGAGGCCTCAACCTGCTGGCCCGACCGCATCACGAGGTGCAGCCGGAGCACGCCGTGGTGTCCGCACAGCATCTGGTTACCGTG TACCTCGCTGTGGATGTGAAGAGGCTGAATGTCAGTCTTCTTCGGTGGTTTCGGGAAGGTGTTGCGGCGGCGCTGGGCGTTCCTGCAGGACACGTGCACATCAACAGGCTGaat gagaagaagaacggCATCGAGCTCTTCGTGTCTTCTGATAGGCTGGGGATCTCTGAGCCCCGCCCTGCCGAAGAGGTCATCCAATCGCTGAATGTCAGGGTCCTTCACCGCCACCTGGGACACTTCGGCATCACCGAGGTCTcaactgag AAGAACGTTCTGCAGGGCGAGCAGAGGGACCACGTCTGGAGCAGAGAAGGTTTTTACGCCGTCGTCCTCTTCTtcaccatcttcatcatcatcatcacctgctTAATG GTTTTGTACCGACTTAAGGAGAAGGTTCAGGTTtctgacagacagctgaaagCCCCGCCCCCTGACCTCCACCTTACCCCGGCTGTCACTCCAGACTCCGCCCAGAGGTCAAAGGGCACCAAG GTTGTGACGTCAGGAAGCATGGTCCAAGCTGAGCTCCCTCCAGCTGTAGCCACGCCCATTCCCCAGCAGCAGCCAATTACAGCCTGCCGCCGCCTCGCCCCTCCTGCTGTCCCTCTGCTCAG CCCGGCCCCCCTCCACACTGTGAGCAGCAGCGACCACGCCCCCCTTGCCGGTGTTGCTCCAGTGACAGCCAGTAACGAGCTAAAGCCCTGCCCATCCCCGTTTAGGATGAAGCCTGCTGCAGGACTTCAAGAAAG ACGGGGCTCTAATGTCTCTCTGGTGTTGGACATGTCGGCCCTCGGCTCTGTGGAGCCCCTGAACGTTGCCGTGGTAACCCCCAGAGAGGCAGCGGCGAGGGAGTACCTGCTGTCGGCCGGCCGCCCGCTGACTCGCCAGCAGCTCCGCGACGTCGCCCACAACACGCACAAGCTGCACGCCGAGTTCGCT GAAATTCCCATGAATTTCATTGATCCCAAAGAGCTGGATATTCCAAACCACAGCACCAAGAACAGATACAAGACCATACTGCCCA ACCCTCACTCCAGAGTCATTCTGAAGTCCAAGAGCTGCAATGACCTGCTGAGCTCCTACATCAACGCCAACTACATACGG GGTTACCTTGGCGACGAGAAGGTGTTCATCGCCACTCAGGGTCCCATGGTGAACACGGTGAATGACTTCTGGCAGATGGCCTGGCAGGAGGAGTCGCCCGTCATCGTCATGATCACCAAACTGAAGGAGAAGAACGAG AAGTGTGTTCTGTACTGGCCAGAGAAGAGGGGCATCTATGGGAAGGTTGAAGTGTTGGTGAACAGCGTCAGAGAGTGTGAACACTACACCACTCGCAGCCTCACACTCAAG tgTGGGAATCAAACCCGCGAGCTGCAGCATTACTGGTACACGTCGTGGCCTGACCACAAAACCCCCGACTCGACGATgccgctgctgcagctgatggcCGACGTTGAGACGGACAGACGGACGGCTGCCGCCTTGGGGCCGGTTATCGTCCACTGCAG TGCTGGGATTGGCCGGACAGGCTGCTTCATCGCCACGACGATAGGCTGTCgacagctgcagctggagggagTGGTGGACGTGCTGAGCGTCACCTGCCAGCTCCGAGCCGACAG AGGAGGTATGATCCAGACAGGTGAGCAGTACGAGTTCGTCCATCACGCCTTGAGCCTGTACGAGGCCCGTCTGTCTGCGGAAACCGGCCAATGA